A stretch of Faecalibacterium duncaniae DNA encodes these proteins:
- the plsX gene encoding phosphate acyltransferase PlsX, which translates to MKIIVDMMGGDNAPLAVLEGTAQAVKEYGVQVIGVGREELVRKTAAEHNIPLDGIELVNCTETIEMCDEPARAIRSKKDSSIVVGLNLLKEGKGDAFVSAGSTGALHVGASLIVRTLKGVKRPALATMVPAKNKAYLLLDCGANVECRPEMLAAFAVMGSCYVNKVEGRTAPTVALANNGAEESKGTPMLREAHQLLKATPGIRFVGNIEPRDVPNGDVDVVVCDGFTGNVILKLTEGVAKMLLGMLKEMFLANLGGKIAYLLLKSGVGSLKHQMDSEEYGGAPFLGAKQPVIKAHGSSKAKGIKNAIRQAKICVENDLCGTMQSALDELNKE; encoded by the coding sequence ATGAAAATTATCGTTGATATGATGGGCGGCGACAACGCCCCGCTGGCTGTGCTGGAAGGCACCGCGCAGGCTGTGAAAGAGTACGGTGTGCAGGTCATCGGCGTGGGCCGCGAGGAGCTGGTGCGCAAGACGGCTGCCGAGCACAATATCCCGCTGGACGGCATCGAGCTGGTCAACTGCACCGAGACCATTGAGATGTGCGATGAGCCTGCAAGGGCCATCCGCAGCAAGAAGGATTCCTCCATCGTGGTGGGCCTGAACCTGCTGAAGGAGGGAAAGGGCGATGCCTTTGTCTCTGCCGGAAGCACCGGCGCGCTCCATGTGGGCGCAAGCCTCATCGTGCGCACCCTCAAGGGCGTAAAGCGCCCGGCCCTGGCCACCATGGTGCCGGCCAAAAACAAGGCCTATCTGCTGCTGGACTGCGGCGCGAACGTGGAGTGCCGCCCCGAGATGCTGGCAGCCTTTGCCGTGATGGGCAGCTGCTATGTCAACAAGGTGGAGGGCCGCACCGCACCCACCGTGGCGCTGGCAAACAACGGCGCCGAGGAGAGCAAGGGCACCCCGATGCTCCGGGAAGCCCACCAGCTGCTCAAGGCAACACCGGGCATCCGGTTCGTGGGCAACATCGAGCCCCGTGACGTGCCCAACGGTGATGTGGATGTGGTGGTCTGCGACGGCTTTACCGGCAATGTCATCCTCAAGCTGACCGAGGGCGTGGCCAAGATGCTGCTGGGGATGCTCAAGGAGATGTTCCTGGCAAACCTCGGCGGCAAGATCGCCTACCTGCTGCTCAAGAGCGGCGTGGGAAGCCTCAAGCACCAGATGGACAGCGAGGAGTACGGCGGCGCACCCTTCCTGGGCGCAAAGCAGCCGGTCATCAAGGCCCACGGCTCCTCCAAGGCCAAGGGCATCAAGAACGCCATCCGGCAGGCCAAGATCTGCGTGGAGAACGACCTGTGCGGCACCATGCAGAGCGCGCTGGATGAGCTGAACAAAGAGTAA